A single region of the Sulfurospirillum arsenophilum NBRC 109478 genome encodes:
- a CDS encoding response regulator transcription factor, whose product MNGLSKLTVLFVEDEEDLRGALESAIGDEFAKFIVARDGDDGLKKFKKYKPDIVITDIMMPVMDGLMMSKEIKHISKQTPIIILSAFSEKERLLEAIDVGIDKYLIKPIDPDELLKTLKLVSKEMLDQSDIVELGYGYQFDKSRRVLVKEGTTIFLTKKELLFISILVKNLGVFVLHEEIKKYVWTNKKVTDSAIRTFIKRVREKTDKEFIKNIPGLGYKINTQER is encoded by the coding sequence ATGAATGGATTGTCAAAATTGACGGTTTTGTTTGTCGAGGATGAGGAAGATCTAAGAGGCGCTTTAGAAAGTGCAATTGGAGATGAATTTGCAAAATTTATTGTTGCACGCGACGGCGATGATGGATTAAAAAAGTTTAAAAAGTATAAACCTGATATTGTTATAACAGATATTATGATGCCTGTAATGGACGGTTTAATGATGTCAAAAGAGATCAAACATATTTCAAAACAGACTCCCATTATTATATTAAGTGCATTTAGTGAAAAAGAGAGGTTGTTAGAAGCCATTGATGTAGGTATTGATAAATACCTGATCAAACCGATTGATCCTGATGAACTTCTTAAAACACTTAAATTAGTCTCTAAAGAGATGCTGGATCAAAGTGATATTGTCGAACTAGGATACGGCTATCAATTTGATAAAAGTAGAAGAGTTTTGGTCAAAGAGGGTACAACAATTTTTTTAACCAAAAAAGAGTTACTTTTTATCTCAATCTTGGTAAAAAATTTAGGTGTCTTTGTGTTGCATGAAGAGATAAAAAAGTATGTTTGGACAAACAAAAAAGTAACAGATTCAGCCATACGTACCTTTATAAAGCGAGTACGTGAAAAAACAGATAAAGAATTTATCAAGAACATCCCCGGTCTTGGCTACAAAATCAATACGCAAGAACGATAA
- the ccoN gene encoding cytochrome-c oxidase, cbb3-type subunit I translates to MQARDALNYDYSVAKCFTYSAILFGIVGMLIGVVIAYQMAFPELNYLAGEYGTYSRLRPLHTSGVIFGFLLSGIFAAWYYIGQRVLKVSMAESPFLMIIGKLHFWLYMILMVIAVVTLFMGISTSKEYAELEWPLDILVVVVWVLWGLSIFGLVGIRREKTLYISMWYFIATFLGVAMLYLFNNMEVPTYFVAGTGKWYHSVSMYAGSNDAMVQWWYGHNAVAFIFTVPIIAMIYYFLPKESGQPVFSYKLSLLSFWGLMFVYLWAGGHHLIYSTVPDWVQTMGSIFSIILILPSWGSAINILLTMKGQWGQLKENPLVKLMIFASTFYMFSTLEGPILSIKSVNALAHFTDWIPGHVHDGTLGWVGFMTMAALFHMAPRMYKREIYSKKLIEAQFWIQTTGIVLYFSSMWIAGITQGMMWRATDQFGNLAYSFIDTVTVLIPYYAIRATGGLLYLIGFFMFSYNMYKTMTASKAIESEPQNASPMSA, encoded by the coding sequence ATGCAGGCTAGAGATGCATTGAACTATGACTATTCAGTAGCCAAATGTTTTACCTACTCAGCGATCCTTTTTGGTATCGTTGGTATGTTAATAGGCGTTGTTATCGCTTATCAAATGGCTTTCCCTGAGTTGAATTACTTGGCAGGTGAATATGGTACTTACAGTCGTTTAAGACCATTACACACTTCCGGCGTAATTTTTGGATTCTTACTAAGCGGAATCTTTGCAGCATGGTACTATATTGGGCAAAGAGTACTCAAGGTTTCGATGGCAGAATCACCATTTTTAATGATTATTGGAAAGCTTCACTTTTGGCTTTATATGATTTTGATGGTTATAGCAGTTGTCACTCTTTTTATGGGTATCTCTACTTCAAAAGAGTATGCAGAATTAGAGTGGCCTTTGGACATTCTTGTTGTTGTTGTATGGGTACTTTGGGGATTGAGTATTTTCGGTTTGGTAGGTATCAGACGTGAAAAAACACTTTATATCTCTATGTGGTACTTTATCGCAACTTTCTTGGGTGTTGCAATGCTTTATCTTTTCAACAATATGGAAGTTCCAACCTACTTTGTTGCAGGTACAGGAAAATGGTATCACTCTGTTTCAATGTATGCTGGTAGTAATGATGCAATGGTTCAATGGTGGTATGGTCACAATGCAGTAGCATTTATTTTTACAGTGCCTATTATTGCGATGATTTACTACTTCTTACCAAAAGAATCTGGTCAACCCGTTTTCTCTTATAAACTTTCACTTCTCTCTTTCTGGGGTTTGATGTTCGTTTACCTTTGGGCAGGTGGACACCACCTTATTTACTCTACTGTTCCTGACTGGGTTCAAACAATGGGCTCAATCTTCTCAATTATTTTAATTCTTCCTTCTTGGGGTAGTGCAATTAACATTCTCCTTACAATGAAAGGACAATGGGGTCAGCTTAAAGAGAATCCATTGGTCAAATTGATGATTTTTGCTTCAACATTCTATATGTTTAGTACACTTGAAGGTCCAATCTTGTCAATCAAATCTGTTAATGCACTTGCGCACTTTACAGACTGGATTCCTGGACACGTTCACGATGGTACTCTTGGTTGGGTAGGCTTTATGACAATGGCAGCATTGTTCCATATGGCACCACGTATGTATAAACGCGAAATTTACAGTAAAAAATTGATCGAGGCACAATTCTGGATTCAAACAACCGGTATCGTCTTGTATTTCTCAAGTATGTGGATTGCAGGTATTACTCAAGGTATGATGTGGAGAGCAACGGATCAATTTGGTAACCTTGCTTATTCCTTTATCGATACCGTAACGGTACTTATTCCTTACTATGCGATTCGTGCAACGGGTGGTTTATTGTACCTTATCGGTTTCTTTATGTTTAGTTACAATATGTATAAAACAATGACTGCAAGTAAAGCAATTGAGTCTGAGCCTCAAAATGCTTCACCTATGTCAGCGTAA
- the ccoO gene encoding cytochrome-c oxidase, cbb3-type subunit II, translating to MFHWLERNPFFFAVGVFLVIAYAGVVTILPDFMETARPVVGTKPYTVLELAGRQVYIKDSCNACHSQLVRPFKSETDRYGMYSLSGEYAYDRPFLWGSKRTGPDLMRVGNYRTSDWHEYHMSDPISVVPGSIMPAYKHMFKNSADIDTAYAEALTVKKVFNTPYDQPDMPKLGTHEEAKKAVMAEAALIVADMKSQEVKEAFKRGEIKEIVALIAYLNSLK from the coding sequence ATGTTTCATTGGTTAGAGAGAAACCCATTCTTTTTTGCGGTAGGTGTGTTTTTGGTGATTGCTTATGCTGGTGTTGTAACAATTTTACCTGATTTTATGGAGACAGCACGTCCAGTAGTAGGTACAAAGCCTTACACTGTACTTGAATTAGCAGGCCGTCAAGTTTATATAAAAGATAGTTGTAATGCATGTCATTCACAACTGGTTCGCCCATTTAAATCCGAGACAGACCGTTACGGTATGTATTCGTTAAGTGGTGAGTATGCTTACGATAGACCATTCCTTTGGGGTTCTAAAAGAACAGGTCCAGACTTGATGAGGGTTGGAAACTACAGAACAAGCGACTGGCATGAATATCATATGTCTGATCCTATCAGTGTTGTTCCTGGCTCTATCATGCCAGCATACAAACATATGTTTAAAAATAGTGCTGATATTGATACAGCATACGCAGAAGCATTGACCGTGAAAAAAGTTTTCAATACGCCTTACGATCAACCTGATATGCCTAAACTTGGTACCCATGAAGAAGCTAAAAAAGCTGTCATGGCAGAAGCTGCGCTGATTGTTGCAGATATGAAAAGCCAAGAAGTAAAAGAGGCATTTAAACGTGGTGAGATCAAAGAGATTGTGGCACTTATTGCCTATCTCAATAGCTTAAAGTAA
- a CDS encoding cytochrome c oxidase, cbb3-type, CcoQ subunit, translating to MEAIREIQAYAYVVATVFLVVMMYSYLYHLYRAEKKGTRNYEQYSNIALNDKIDDAPIETRTPSNKEKE from the coding sequence ATGGAAGCAATTAGAGAGATTCAAGCTTATGCTTATGTGGTAGCAACTGTTTTTTTGGTCGTGATGATGTACAGTTATCTGTATCACCTTTACAGGGCTGAAAAAAAAGGTACGCGCAATTATGAGCAGTACAGTAATATCGCATTAAACGATAAAATTGATGATGCTCCGATTGAAACCCGTACTCCATCCAACAAAGAGAAAGAATAA
- a CDS encoding c-type cytochrome, which yields MNWLNDNVNALSLLGAAAIIILSAFVIGKYLKQMKTDKGSGELAKENWDGIGEYKNALPIGWALSFVGTIVWAAWYFLAGYPLASYSQLGEYNQEVKSHNAKFESKFANPDKSTLMNMGEGVFLVQCAPCHGVTGDGMNGKALNLAKWGNEAAIVASILNGAKGSNYPLGEMPAGLLDAESAQAVAAYVMQEVSVVKKTKNPALVESGKALWATCAACHGDDGKGMAGSAPDLSVYGDAKFIVNVLGTGKKGAIGSMPQFNDGRLSNVQKTAVGTYVSSLAK from the coding sequence ATGAATTGGCTGAATGACAATGTAAATGCGTTATCATTGCTTGGTGCAGCAGCGATTATAATTCTCAGTGCTTTTGTTATTGGTAAGTATTTGAAACAAATGAAAACCGATAAAGGTAGTGGTGAGTTAGCAAAAGAGAATTGGGATGGTATTGGTGAATATAAAAATGCACTCCCTATCGGTTGGGCACTCTCTTTTGTGGGAACGATTGTATGGGCAGCATGGTATTTCCTTGCAGGCTATCCTCTTGCGAGTTATTCACAACTAGGTGAGTATAATCAAGAGGTAAAAAGCCACAATGCAAAATTTGAGAGCAAATTTGCAAATCCTGATAAATCTACACTTATGAATATGGGTGAGGGCGTTTTCTTAGTACAATGTGCACCATGTCATGGTGTTACAGGTGATGGTATGAATGGAAAAGCACTTAATTTAGCTAAATGGGGTAATGAAGCAGCGATCGTCGCTTCGATTCTCAATGGCGCTAAAGGCTCAAATTATCCTCTTGGCGAAATGCCAGCAGGACTTTTGGATGCTGAAAGCGCACAAGCCGTTGCGGCATACGTGATGCAAGAAGTATCTGTGGTTAAAAAAACCAAAAATCCTGCATTGGTTGAGAGTGGCAAAGCGCTATGGGCAACATGTGCAGCGTGTCATGGTGATGATGGTAAAGGTATGGCCGGAAGTGCGCCAGATCTTAGTGTCTATGGCGATGCTAAATTTATTGTCAATGTCCTAGGCACTGGCAAAAAAGGAGCTATTGGTAGTATGCCACAGTTTAATGATGGACGCTTAAGCAATGTTCAAAAAACAGCGGTTGGCACTTATGTCAGCTCTTTAGCGAAATAA
- a CDS encoding DUF4006 family protein: MENTNRNVFGLHGISGMLIAVVLLLSILGALTFFGLKAQQAVADKPYKITDPQALQMKDAANANQKSIAK; encoded by the coding sequence ATGGAAAATACAAATCGAAACGTATTTGGACTTCATGGTATATCTGGAATGTTGATTGCAGTAGTATTATTGCTTTCCATTCTTGGGGCGTTAACATTCTTTGGCTTAAAAGCACAACAAGCAGTTGCTGATAAACCTTATAAGATTACTGATCCGCAAGCACTTCAAATGAAAGATGCTGCGAATGCGAATCAAAAATCTATAGCGAAATAA
- a CDS encoding TPM domain-containing protein: protein MLLCFIALLPVSVFAKDFVVYDDILEEKTAQKIEEMGSELFAKSGVKVILIAKKSGNENILDYEQNFAKNLTPPYVLLTLFQAEQKVDIYTSKGLEKEFDREALLSPLPWKGTIIPLLTSKKNEISVGPALLNGYAELVEEIAAYHKIELESAIGSANRTTINIVRLLIYGFMVIVVILIIYKRIKSRG, encoded by the coding sequence ATGCTTCTTTGCTTTATTGCATTACTTCCGGTATCGGTTTTTGCCAAAGATTTTGTTGTTTATGATGACATTTTAGAAGAGAAAACAGCTCAAAAGATTGAAGAGATGGGCAGTGAACTCTTTGCTAAAAGTGGTGTTAAAGTCATTTTAATTGCTAAAAAAAGTGGTAATGAAAACATTCTCGATTACGAGCAAAACTTTGCCAAAAATCTAACCCCTCCTTACGTGCTTTTAACCCTTTTCCAAGCAGAACAAAAAGTAGATATTTATACTTCTAAGGGTTTGGAAAAAGAGTTTGACAGAGAAGCACTTCTTTCGCCTCTTCCTTGGAAAGGGACGATTATTCCACTGCTGACCTCTAAGAAAAACGAGATAAGTGTTGGACCTGCATTACTCAATGGCTATGCTGAACTCGTTGAAGAGATCGCAGCGTATCATAAAATAGAGTTAGAGAGTGCTATTGGAAGTGCCAATAGAACAACAATTAATATCGTCAGACTTCTGATTTATGGGTTTATGGTCATTGTTGTGATACTCATCATTTATAAAAGGATCAAAAGCCGTGGATAA
- a CDS encoding FixH family protein codes for MDKVKNERSYYPYVVVGMILGCVVACGFTIKIAVDNPVEMDTFYMEKYQKVDHSINTILELQEKFNAKFDLAYSTQKFEMGQNSITIRLTDKSGQPVNDANVLMMLSRPDSNKENKQLTPSHIENGNYTFGPFEINKPGRWQILSKIELGEFKGYHKNEAYAAQ; via the coding sequence GTGGATAAAGTAAAAAATGAACGTAGTTACTACCCATATGTGGTAGTAGGAATGATTCTTGGCTGTGTGGTTGCCTGCGGTTTTACGATTAAGATAGCTGTAGATAATCCAGTTGAAATGGATACTTTTTATATGGAAAAATACCAAAAAGTAGACCATTCGATCAATACAATTTTAGAGCTTCAAGAGAAGTTTAATGCCAAGTTTGATCTCGCTTATTCGACGCAGAAGTTTGAAATGGGGCAAAATAGTATTACGATCCGATTGACTGACAAAAGCGGTCAACCTGTGAATGATGCCAATGTACTGATGATGCTCTCTCGCCCAGATAGCAATAAAGAAAACAAACAACTCACCCCTTCTCATATCGAGAATGGGAACTATACGTTTGGACCTTTTGAAATTAACAAACCCGGTCGATGGCAAATTCTCAGTAAAATTGAATTAGGTGAATTTAAAGGCTACCACAAAAACGAAGCCTACGCAGCACAATAG
- a CDS encoding PD-(D/E)XK nuclease family protein, protein MMLEVFATSRAIRSFYDTFLDANILLPKAITIAELEQKAVLVPNHSFVDEDMRVLLMQEASRFTKFELLYIEREFFTFLKNSSYLFRFFEELSHEKVALDALLSADTYEHYAEHLEVLQTLLKHYKALLSKHALYDRITLPEYYELNIAYIRSLGAVRIHLEGFLSRFEVELLSQIAALIPLHVNVTISAYNQKMALLFADLGIELVQNNTYEINLSTKEILHVKPQSGLKQDTHVYGFSSRLAQMGYVQSAIAQFVEEGLTPEEIVVILPDERFAEVLRPFDTWHNLNFAMGISLKQSQFYQKLSALEKAMRNDEIEDHLRLTRLKIEPEILVTCKEIWHQKVSSETAMNFFEKLLSSDAKEQKNPLFQEAFFAFTHFLKHAPALRFEQVTKLFLNRLAVLSQDDVRGGKVTVLGVLETRGVAYKGVIVLDFNDEFVPKRSQKDLFLSSAVRAHAGLPTKRDRENLQRYYYHQLFSRAQKIAIAYVKNETSMPSRFLDELGFNTTVTADEKALQPLLFEVTASKNLYDQPFIDAPYDLKQFPLSATKLKTLLTCKRQFYFRYIQRLKEAKMPSTKIDEQTIGMALHKVLEDAMCDEALRDEKSLYSKIETLLKEQNRHEVWGYFVDVWLQKLRPFMQNEVARFDEGFRIFKKEFSHAIAYEGFMLEGQIDRIDQKEDELFVIDYKSGKVPMTSERSLENTVDFQLVFYAFIASSLGRVGGVYYYDLKEGVLVSENFLEEKKALLHVKLSELSKPINGYELCDEIKHCRLCPYVQLCGREEQI, encoded by the coding sequence ATGATGTTAGAAGTTTTTGCGACCAGTAGAGCCATACGCTCGTTTTACGATACTTTTTTAGACGCGAACATCCTTCTTCCCAAAGCCATTACAATTGCAGAACTTGAGCAAAAGGCCGTCCTTGTGCCAAACCACTCTTTCGTTGATGAGGACATGCGCGTTCTTTTGATGCAAGAAGCTTCACGTTTTACCAAGTTTGAACTCCTCTATATCGAGCGTGAATTTTTTACTTTTTTGAAAAACTCCTCTTACCTTTTTCGTTTTTTTGAAGAGTTAAGCCATGAAAAAGTAGCACTTGACGCTCTACTGAGTGCAGATACCTATGAGCACTATGCCGAACACTTAGAAGTGTTGCAAACGCTTCTTAAGCACTATAAAGCACTCCTTTCTAAACATGCATTGTACGATCGTATCACGTTGCCTGAATACTATGAGCTGAATATTGCGTATATTCGCTCCCTAGGTGCTGTTCGCATTCATTTGGAAGGTTTTTTGAGCCGTTTTGAAGTAGAACTTCTGAGCCAAATAGCAGCGCTTATTCCTTTACATGTAAACGTTACCATAAGTGCTTATAATCAAAAAATGGCGTTACTGTTTGCGGATCTTGGCATAGAGCTTGTGCAAAACAACACCTATGAGATTAATCTCTCCACGAAAGAGATTTTACATGTAAAGCCGCAAAGTGGTCTCAAACAAGATACGCACGTTTATGGTTTTTCATCGCGTCTTGCACAAATGGGCTATGTGCAAAGTGCCATTGCTCAGTTTGTAGAAGAGGGTTTAACGCCAGAAGAGATCGTGGTGATTTTACCCGATGAGCGTTTTGCTGAAGTTCTGCGTCCCTTTGATACATGGCATAATCTCAACTTCGCAATGGGCATAAGCCTCAAACAGAGCCAGTTTTATCAAAAACTGAGTGCCCTTGAAAAAGCGATGCGCAATGATGAGATCGAAGATCATCTCCGCCTTACGCGCTTAAAAATAGAACCCGAAATTTTGGTTACATGTAAAGAGATTTGGCACCAAAAAGTCTCCAGTGAAACGGCGATGAATTTCTTTGAAAAATTGCTTTCCAGTGATGCCAAAGAGCAGAAAAATCCTCTCTTTCAAGAAGCCTTTTTTGCTTTCACGCACTTTTTAAAACATGCTCCTGCGCTTCGCTTTGAGCAGGTAACAAAACTCTTTTTAAACCGTCTTGCCGTACTGAGTCAAGATGATGTTAGAGGGGGAAAGGTCACCGTTTTAGGCGTGTTAGAAACCAGAGGTGTGGCGTACAAAGGCGTCATCGTTTTAGATTTTAACGATGAGTTTGTGCCTAAACGCAGTCAAAAAGACCTTTTCCTCTCTTCTGCAGTTCGCGCACATGCAGGACTCCCCACTAAAAGGGATCGCGAGAATTTACAACGCTATTATTACCATCAACTTTTTTCCCGTGCGCAGAAAATTGCCATCGCTTATGTAAAAAATGAGACAAGCATGCCTTCACGCTTTTTGGACGAGCTTGGGTTCAATACAACGGTTACGGCCGACGAAAAAGCATTGCAACCACTTCTGTTTGAAGTAACTGCTTCTAAAAATCTTTACGATCAGCCTTTCATCGATGCACCTTATGATCTTAAGCAGTTTCCCCTTTCGGCAACAAAGCTCAAGACTCTGCTTACATGTAAACGCCAGTTTTATTTTCGCTACATCCAAAGGCTGAAAGAAGCGAAGATGCCAAGCACTAAAATTGATGAGCAAACGATAGGCATGGCGCTTCATAAAGTGCTCGAAGATGCGATGTGCGATGAAGCGTTAAGGGATGAGAAAAGCCTCTATTCCAAAATAGAGACTCTTTTAAAAGAGCAAAATAGACATGAAGTGTGGGGCTATTTTGTCGATGTATGGCTTCAAAAACTTCGCCCTTTTATGCAAAATGAAGTGGCACGCTTTGATGAGGGCTTTCGCATTTTCAAAAAAGAGTTTTCGCATGCTATTGCGTATGAAGGTTTTATGTTAGAAGGGCAGATCGACCGCATCGATCAAAAAGAGGATGAGCTGTTTGTCATTGATTATAAAAGCGGGAAAGTGCCAATGACGAGCGAGCGCTCGCTTGAAAACACGGTTGATTTTCAACTGGTCTTTTATGCGTTTATCGCAAGCTCTTTGGGCAGAGTTGGAGGCGTTTATTACTACGATCTCAAAGAAGGTGTTTTAGTGTCTGAAAACTTCTTGGAAGAGAAGAAAGCACTTTTACATGTAAAGCTCTCTGAGCTCTCCAAACCGATCAATGGGTATGAGCTGTGCGATGAGATCAAGCATTGCAGGCTTTGCCCTTACGTGCAGTTATGCGGAAGAGAGGAGCAGATATGA
- a CDS encoding RecB-like helicase, with translation MNLSPYLALEASAGSGKTFALSVRYLSLLFMGANPQKIVALTFTNKSAAEMKTRIFETLKHLEEKDELEAICTQTGKSKETLLFEKERVMQTLLQADIKISTLDSFFSLILRHFALHVGLQPDFKVGQNGLDEELVERFIKGCKSKNLYNALIAFSINEDKKLNDLFSLLDMLYQKKSELDISMLGEGHYPTLKPCLDILERIRDYFEQSGLSARGLATFKADTLSDLLSKKYLEREDFGYWDYKKYANETTDALLRELKQALNVYVNAKEAYFLGQLGKLFAIYDESLRGLMGEFGELCFDDVTNLLYTLLRQEISKDFLYFRLDGVIEHLLIDEFQDTSIVQYQILLPLIEEIRAGQGVKDFKTLFFVGDVKQSIYRFRGGAKELFGYAKKSLHLDVNALDTNYRSTEQVVNFVNEIFTCKIKGYEPQKVAKATGEGYINVRIEEAIEPSVLEAIGMLLKEGVKPKDIALLVHTNKDAKVFKALVQEQFPSLHVRLEATLKLIEVRSIKAIIALLKYLYFGDELYKATFLVQCGMAWDTPLSRSGWDLDATPLVLVEKIIKTYGLFDGSVDLLSFLDVASRYEEIESFLFALDELSDEAKSEDVDGLRVLTVHKSKGLEFEHVIVCDRLSRDNNRSDTILFSYDEVDIKGFYLTMGGRESVDAVYAKAKEQESVLMYEDRLNALYVAFTRAKRSLFVCVKAQNSAFEMLELSTTERGVIGVSTKETPLMPSTMRVYQPKRYGAQEVVSTSEEENESAEIASITFGIAQHYLLEMLDSFDESSLKRAYIALQNRFAPLLDEPTLQAIYQRGEKLIFCKAFLDLIEGAKVYKEQPLIYQKERKQIDLLLEFSDKIIVIDYKSSKKQSAKHQAQVKLYQEALSTIYNLPVVAYICYLQNDGIELLKSL, from the coding sequence ATGAATCTCAGTCCTTATTTGGCTCTTGAAGCCAGTGCAGGCAGTGGCAAAACCTTTGCGCTGAGTGTTCGCTATCTCTCGCTTCTCTTTATGGGCGCTAATCCGCAAAAGATCGTAGCACTCACCTTTACGAACAAATCTGCGGCAGAGATGAAAACGCGCATCTTTGAGACGCTCAAACACTTGGAAGAGAAAGATGAGTTAGAGGCGATTTGCACTCAAACGGGCAAGTCTAAAGAGACGTTACTCTTTGAGAAAGAGCGTGTGATGCAGACGTTGCTTCAAGCCGATATCAAGATTTCGACACTGGATTCTTTTTTCTCCCTTATTCTGCGCCATTTTGCTTTACATGTAGGCTTACAGCCTGACTTTAAAGTAGGGCAAAATGGGCTTGATGAGGAGCTGGTGGAGCGTTTCATCAAAGGGTGCAAAAGCAAAAATCTCTACAATGCCTTAATCGCTTTTAGCATTAACGAAGATAAAAAATTAAACGATCTTTTTAGTTTGCTGGATATGCTGTATCAGAAAAAATCAGAACTTGATATTAGCATGCTAGGTGAAGGGCATTATCCAACATTAAAACCGTGTTTAGACATTTTAGAGCGTATCAGGGACTATTTTGAACAAAGTGGACTCTCTGCGCGTGGGCTTGCGACATTTAAAGCGGACACACTGAGCGATCTACTTTCCAAGAAGTATTTGGAGCGTGAAGACTTTGGGTATTGGGACTATAAAAAGTATGCCAATGAAACAACTGATGCGCTTTTGCGAGAACTCAAACAGGCTTTAAATGTTTATGTCAATGCCAAAGAGGCATACTTTTTAGGACAACTGGGCAAACTCTTTGCGATCTACGATGAGAGCCTGCGAGGTTTGATGGGAGAGTTTGGTGAACTTTGTTTCGATGATGTGACCAATCTGCTTTACACCCTTTTACGCCAAGAGATCAGCAAAGATTTTCTCTATTTTCGCCTTGATGGGGTGATAGAACATCTGCTCATCGATGAGTTTCAAGACACGAGCATTGTGCAGTACCAGATTCTTCTGCCACTCATTGAAGAGATACGCGCAGGACAAGGTGTGAAAGACTTTAAAACGCTCTTTTTCGTGGGCGATGTTAAGCAGTCGATCTACCGCTTTAGAGGTGGTGCTAAAGAGCTCTTTGGGTATGCTAAAAAGAGCTTGCATTTAGACGTCAACGCGCTTGATACGAATTATCGAAGTACCGAGCAGGTGGTTAATTTTGTCAATGAAATCTTTACATGTAAAATCAAAGGCTATGAGCCTCAAAAAGTTGCGAAAGCTACGGGTGAGGGGTATATCAATGTGCGCATTGAAGAAGCGATTGAGCCCAGTGTCTTAGAGGCGATTGGGATGCTTCTGAAAGAGGGTGTTAAGCCCAAGGACATTGCGCTTTTGGTGCATACGAACAAAGATGCCAAAGTCTTTAAAGCGTTGGTGCAAGAGCAGTTTCCTTCTTTACATGTAAGACTGGAAGCGACGCTAAAACTCATTGAAGTTCGCTCTATTAAAGCCATCATTGCACTGCTGAAATACCTCTACTTTGGCGATGAACTTTACAAAGCAACATTTCTTGTACAGTGCGGCATGGCATGGGATACGCCGCTCTCTCGTAGCGGGTGGGATTTAGATGCGACACCGCTCGTTTTGGTCGAAAAAATCATCAAAACCTATGGACTGTTTGATGGTAGCGTAGATCTGCTCAGTTTCTTAGATGTTGCCAGTCGTTATGAGGAGATTGAGAGCTTTTTGTTTGCTCTGGATGAACTGAGTGATGAAGCCAAAAGCGAAGATGTGGATGGTCTGCGTGTTTTAACCGTTCACAAGTCCAAAGGTTTGGAGTTTGAGCATGTCATCGTGTGCGATCGCCTAAGTCGCGACAACAATCGAAGCGATACGATTTTATTTAGCTACGATGAAGTGGACATCAAAGGGTTTTACCTCACGATGGGTGGTAGGGAATCGGTCGATGCAGTCTATGCCAAAGCCAAAGAGCAAGAGAGCGTCTTGATGTATGAAGACAGGCTCAATGCGCTTTATGTCGCTTTTACGAGAGCCAAACGTTCCTTGTTTGTGTGTGTCAAAGCGCAAAATAGTGCGTTTGAGATGTTGGAGTTAAGCACAACAGAGCGAGGCGTAATTGGTGTTTCAACCAAAGAGACACCGCTTATGCCAAGTACGATGCGTGTTTATCAGCCGAAGCGTTATGGCGCGCAAGAAGTTGTGAGTACCTCTGAGGAAGAGAATGAGAGTGCTGAGATTGCTTCTATTACGTTTGGAATTGCACAGCATTATTTATTAGAGATGCTAGATAGTTTTGATGAATCTTCACTAAAGAGGGCTTACATCGCACTGCAAAACCGTTTTGCGCCACTGTTGGATGAGCCAACCTTGCAAGCGATCTATCAGCGTGGAGAAAAACTCATTTTTTGTAAAGCCTTTTTGGATTTGATTGAGGGGGCAAAAGTCTATAAAGAACAACCGCTGATTTACCAAAAAGAGCGCAAACAGATCGATCTTTTGCTAGAATTCTCTGACAAAATCATTGTCATTGATTACAAAAGCTCGAAAAAGCAGAGTGCAAAACACCAAGCACAAGTGAAGCTCTATCAAGAAGCCCTCTCAACGATCTATAATCTGCCGGTGGTTGCGTATATCTGCTATTTGCAAAACGATGGAATTGAACTTCTTAAAAGCTTATAG
- the rplM gene encoding 50S ribosomal protein L13: MKATQAIKPSEVKRDWIVVDAAGKRFGKVLTEVATLLRGKHKPYFTPNVDCGDFVIIINAEKVEFSGTKLDTKLYHRHTGYFGGVKTEKLGDLLNNNPAKLYRLAVRGMLPKTNLAKEMIKKLKVYAGNEHPHTAQVKVEVK, translated from the coding sequence ATGAAAGCTACACAAGCGATTAAGCCAAGCGAAGTTAAACGCGACTGGATCGTAGTGGATGCTGCTGGTAAGAGATTTGGTAAAGTCCTTACAGAAGTAGCAACACTGCTCAGAGGCAAACATAAACCTTATTTTACTCCAAATGTTGATTGTGGCGATTTCGTTATCATCATCAATGCGGAAAAAGTAGAGTTTAGTGGAACAAAATTAGACACAAAATTGTATCACAGACACACAGGATATTTCGGTGGCGTTAAAACTGAAAAATTGGGTGATCTTTTGAACAACAACCCAGCGAAATTGTACAGACTTGCGGTAAGAGGCATGTTACCTAAAACAAATCTTGCTAAAGAGATGATCAAAAAGCTAAAAGTTTATGCTGGTAATGAGCATCCACATACAGCGCAAGTTAAAGTAGAGGTAAAGTAA